GCCCCGCCGCGGAACCGCGATGAAAGAGGGCGACTCGCCGGAGTCGCCCTTTTCCTTCGCCGCCGGGCCCGGTCAGGTGCCGGCCGAGTAGTCGTCGGCGTAGAGGATCTGCTCCTCGGTGAGCACGTCCATGGACAGGCCCATTGTCTCCAGCTTGATGCCGGCGATGCGCTGGTCCTGCGCCGCGGGGATGTCGTGCACGTCTATCGTCAGGTCCTCGCCCTCGCGCGCCAGGCGCACCATCGAGAGGAACTGGTTGGCGAACGACATGTCCATCACCTCGGAGGGGTGGCCCTCGGCGGCGGCCAGGTTCACCAGGCGGCCCTGGGCCAGCAGGTAGATGCGCCGGCCGTCGGCCATGACGTACTCCTCGCAATTGGGGCGGATCTCGCGCTTCGCGACGGCCAGCGCCTCGAGGTCGTCGATGTTGATCTCGCAGTCGTAGTGGCCCGTGTTGCAGATGATGGCGCCGTCGCGCATGGTCTCGAAGTGGCGCCTGACGATCACGTCCTTCATGCCGGTGGCGGTGATGAAGATGTCGCCGACGCGGGCGGCCTCGTCCATGGGCAGCACCACGTGGCCCTCGAGCGTGGCCTTCAGGGCGGCGGTGGCCTTCACCTCGGTGGCGATGACGTTGGCGCCCAGGCCGGCGGCGCGCATGGCGCATCCCTTGCCGCAGTGGCCGTAGCCGGCGACCACGAAGTTCTTGCCCGCCAGCAGCACGCTCGTGGCGCGGATGATGCCGTCGATGCTCGACTGGCCGGTGCCGTACACGTTGTCGAAATCCCACTTGGTCTCGGCGTCGTTCACCGCGATGACCGGGTACTTCAGGGCGCCGTCGCGGGCCATGGCGCGCAGGCGATGGATGCCGGTGGTGGTCTCCTCGGTGCCGCCGATGATGCCCGCGATCCGGTCCGGGTGCCGGTTGTGCACGGAGAAGATCAGGTCGGCGCCGTCGTCCAGGGTCAGCGTGGGCCCGAAGTCCAGGGTGCGGTCGATGCACCAGTAGAACGCGTCGGTGTCCATGCCGTGCCACGCGTAGATGGAGGTGCCGGTGGCGGCCAGGGCGGCGGCCACGTCGTCCTGGGTCGACAGGGGGTTGCAGCCGCTCCAGCAGATGTCGGCGCCGGCGGCGGCCAGCGTCTCGATCAGCACCGCCGTCTCCTTGGTGACGTGCAGGCAGCCGGCGATCTTCATGCCCTGCAGCGAATGCGCCGCGGCGTGTTCCTCGCGCAAGACCATCAGCACCGGCATGCGGGACTCGGCCCAGTCGATCTTCATGCGGCCCTGGTCGGCCAGTTTCAGGTCGGCGACCTTGTAGTTGGTGCCTTCGGCGAGCTTCGTGCTCATCGTTTTCTCCATCCTCGTTCGTGAAAGGGGCCAAGCCCCGGTTACCGACTCGTCTCGTGCTTGACGCCGACCGTCAGGAAGACGTCGGGCCAGTCCTCGTCGCGGCCGCGCAGTCCGGGCGGCAGCTTCTCGCGCGCGGCCGCCAGCCGGGAAAGGCCGCATTCCAGGTAACGCGCGGCCCGCAGCCCGAGCCGCGCGAACAGATCCTCCATCTCGTCGCGGGAGAAGCCCAGCCACTGGTGGGCCAGTTCCTCGCGCAGCCAGACCAGATTGTGCCGGGTGAAGGCCATCACCACGACCTTGCCGCCGGGCTTGACCACGCGGGTCATCTCGCGCAGGGCCCGCTCGGGCCGGGCCACGTGATGCAGGACCATCGAGCAGTAGGCGGCGTCGAAGCGGTCGTCCGCGAAGGGCAGGTCCTGGATGTCGGCCTGCTCGAAGGCGACGTCGTTCAGTCCCTCCCGCTCGCAAAGGCCGCGCGCGCGGGTCAGCATGGCCGCCGAGGCGTCCACCGCGGTGATCCGGGCGCCCGTGGCGGCCAACAGGGGCAGCAACGCCCCGGTGCCGGTGCCGATGTCCACCAGCTCGAGTCCCGGCGGCACCAGCGCGCCCACGGCGCCGGCCTGCACGTCGGGATGGTCGAAGGCGGGACGGATCATGTCCCAGGAGCCGGCGATGTCGGAAAAGAACGCGCCCGACCGCCGGTCGCGCTCGGCCAGCACGCGCTGCAAGACCGCGTCGTCAGCGACCGCGTCGGGTGAGAGCCTGGCGCCCTCGAGCACCACGCGGCGGAACTCGGGACCGCCGGCGAAATCGACGTCGCTCACCAGACCGTACCAGCTCCAGGTCCCTTCCTTGCGATGGATCAGCCAGCCCGCGTCCAGCAGCACCTTCAGGTGCTTCGATACGCCGGGCTGGCTCATGCCCAGGA
This bacterium DNA region includes the following protein-coding sequences:
- a CDS encoding adenosylhomocysteinase, whose product is MSTKLAEGTNYKVADLKLADQGRMKIDWAESRMPVLMVLREEHAAAHSLQGMKIAGCLHVTKETAVLIETLAAAGADICWSGCNPLSTQDDVAAALAATGTSIYAWHGMDTDAFYWCIDRTLDFGPTLTLDDGADLIFSVHNRHPDRIAGIIGGTEETTTGIHRLRAMARDGALKYPVIAVNDAETKWDFDNVYGTGQSSIDGIIRATSVLLAGKNFVVAGYGHCGKGCAMRAAGLGANVIATEVKATAALKATLEGHVVLPMDEAARVGDIFITATGMKDVIVRRHFETMRDGAIICNTGHYDCEINIDDLEALAVAKREIRPNCEEYVMADGRRIYLLAQGRLVNLAAAEGHPSEVMDMSFANQFLSMVRLAREGEDLTIDVHDIPAAQDQRIAGIKLETMGLSMDVLTEEQILYADDYSAGT
- a CDS encoding metalloregulator ArsR/SmtB family transcription factor, which produces MNPAETFKAVGDPTRLRLLRLLSRTELNVQEMVQILGMSQPGVSKHLKVLLDAGWLIHRKEGTWSWYGLVSDVDFAGGPEFRRVVLEGARLSPDAVADDAVLQRVLAERDRRSGAFFSDIAGSWDMIRPAFDHPDVQAGAVGALVPPGLELVDIGTGTGALLPLLAATGARITAVDASAAMLTRARGLCEREGLNDVAFEQADIQDLPFADDRFDAAYCSMVLHHVARPERALREMTRVVKPGGKVVVMAFTRHNLVWLREELAHQWLGFSRDEMEDLFARLGLRAARYLECGLSRLAAAREKLPPGLRGRDEDWPDVFLTVGVKHETSR